CCTATTCAATCTGCGTGTTTAGTATGGGTAACCCCCATACAATGAGAATGTttatggctttatagccgaaaataaaaaaggaaaatacaaagaatttttgttgttttttctcTTTGTTGTGTTGTCCTTTTTGCATCTGTGCGTAGGTAGGAAGGTACGGAGCTCGGTGGTTGAACGGCGCTGTGCTGGAGATGAGGACGAGGAGTTGCAGTGCCTAGTAGCTAGGGTTTTCGCCCTTCAGCTGAAGCTTGTTTCAGTTTTGGGCCGTTTGGGCCAGGGGTATTTTTGGGCTACTTGGGTTAATtcggttttgggttttaaatttgggtttgggtttgtaaTGTTTTGAGTTTAAAATTGGGTTGTGTAATTTGGACTTGTGGactttgtattattttttgttttgggaTTGATTTTTGGTTGTTAGGCCCGGGCGGATTTGGCCCATTACaaagccaaatcaaatataagttcaaaagaaaaagaaatcaccACTACAAGGTTTGATACATCTTCAATGTCAACAACATTTTCTAGAAACGTAAAAAACTTCATCAAATAACAAACAAACATATACTTCTTATAGAGCATAAGAACAACAATCCCAACACATCATAAAAACCAACACTCAAACCAATAGCTTCCCTTTTTTTTCAACAAACTTATCAATCATAATCTCTTGATTAGACCAAAGAAAAACGAATGTTGAAGAATATGGGGATTAAAATAATACAACCAAATAAGAGTGAGTCGGTTCATCGAATCAGGAGAACAAGATCACTAGATTGAGTGAACAATTATGCAATAACCACTTGCTTTGTAGATCCTTCTTTAGAGAAACCTTTCTGTCTCTAATATGTTAAATGATCTTTATCTTAACCCTCATCCTGACTATCACTCAATTATGAGATTCAATAGAGGATGTCAAATGATCAATCATCCTTCTGTTGAATCCTTTCTTATTGCCCGAAAAGCCAATAGAAGTAGGCACTTCTGCCTCCCTTATAGTACTTGTTAATTCATGCTTTACTTGTCTTTTCTACTCAACAGCTTCTTTACCTGCCTACTCTGTTGGCTCTGCACTAGCATGCTTACCTTCCAGCCAGTTAAGAGATAACTTCAGTTTAGGAATTGTTCTCTcatattttttagtgattttcacaATATTTGAATTTTGCAATGTTAgtacttgaaaaataaaatatggaaatggCAAGAGGTTTCTAGCATGTACCTTTTCAGCATGACTTACCACCTGATCAAATATCAATTGTGCCACATCAAACTTAATCATCTCCtctactttttttttatcaaCATGGCTGCCTTACGAATCATTGAATCTCTTTGTGTGTTTAGGACCCAATTTCTTGTTTCAATAGCAAACAAGGCAACATATATAATGAACAATAAAGAATCTCTAATACTTTCTTTTTTAAGCCAATACAGGTAGATATTGTTAATAATGTCAATAGTAGTGGCATCTAAGGATTTATCCAGTTCAACCATGTTTCTATTGAAACATTTAAGCACCTTTTGGATCAACTCTTGATTGAACTCATACCAATGGCTTTTTCCATACACCTTTTGGTATAATTTTCTCCTTGAATCGGTGATTAAGAGCTGCAAATTTGCATAGAACTCCAAAATAAGCACCCTCACATATGGCTTCATAAATGAAGTAGTGGCAAGTAGACCattgtttttcaaaaaagtttCGATGTCTTGTTCAGCCAAATTTGTATCTTCGATATTTTGCTCCTCCATGAATCCCTTTGTTCTCAAGGCCATATATCTGTTTAGGCAATCCGGTGTTAGAGATACCAAATCCTTATTGGCCAAAAGCATTTATTCCTCTACTTTTGTCTTTGCCACTATATTAGCAGCATTGTTGGAACACCGCTCTTTCTTAGCTTCTTATTTCTTTGAATGGTAGACTTTGTTATCACAGGCTTCTTAGACTTAACCTTTGATGAAACAATTTCTTTTAAAGGAACATTTTCCTCAACACTTGCATTTAAACTGGAACTTGAACCAAAACCAATGAAAAACTCATCAGACGAGTCAAAATCCTCTTCACtcaaactctcatattccttctATCTTTTCTGGGATGGCTTGAGGGCAACAAGAgtattcctttctttttcttcttcttactcTCAACCAGAGCTTCCAACTAATGATCTGCCATAGATCTGGTCCTTCTCTTTAAGGGGGCAGAGGATGTGACCACTATTTTAGTCACTTTTGTGGCCACAACTTTATCAAGAATCTTCTTTAGAACATCATTAGGCACATTCTCAGTCACACAAGCCTCATGCTTCACAATATTAGTCACaaaatcaaacttatcaacaATAATAGCAAAGATATTAACATCAACATTTAGAGTAGCATTTACAAGTGTTTCGTCAAGGATAGTATCAACATCACCTTGAGAAATCATTGCATCAATTAAGGATTACATCTTTCCTTTGTGGCGTGCTCTGCTAAGTCTGTTTGGTAAAATGTGTTTATTCGCCCTTATGGTAAGTTCTGGATAAATTCTGATTGTTCTGTTATAGATACTGTTATGATAAGGTTATGAAACGTCTAAGGTTATTTTGGTTGAATTAGATAAAaggaagtttttaaaaaaaagtgtgtaTCAGTATGTTAAAGGGGTATCTTCCATATCTGAACAATGTGATGTCTTCTTTTGAAATCTTATGGAatctaagtatttttttattttaggtatcCTGGGTTCTGTAATAAAATGGTGAGGAATTCATCTGAATGATCTGTGTAGTACATTATTAGTGTGAGTTGGTATGGTATCTAACCAGTGTATGATTTGATTAGTAGACCAATGGTATTCAGATTTGCATAAGTATTCGCAAAATGTGTATGTAACAGTTAGTGTTTAGTATTTGTAAACAAATATTCTGGAATAAGTGTGTGTGAAGAGATAGTTTGTATCAAGTGGGCTCTGAAGAGATATTCTTTTGAATAGTACTTTTGTGGTTAAGAGAATGAATAGATCAATGAAATGTCTGGAAGGTTCTTAAGTTAGTTAGTTTAGAAAGAATTTGCATGTTAAGGGTATGGTTTTTGGCGAGTAAGTATAAGCCAAAACTGTAATTGTAACACCTCTACCCCGTATCCAATGCTGGAagagggttacgaagcattactggacttataatttaatcattcaaacatttcatctacaattctcattcaaatcaaaaaccattcaaattcattcatatagtccttaatacgagccctcgaggccttaaaataaacattaaaagcggttcgggactaaaccgagcactcaagaaatttttagaaaaacatagaaaattttcaaagtgcaggggacacacgcccgtgtctcaggccatgtgggtattcgaaatgggatcacatggcgtgtctcagaccgtgtccaaccccgtgtaactctctaacttgggtcacacggccagaccacatgcccgtgtgccaggccgtattcctttcgaaatggcctcacacacctgtgtgctaggccgtgtgaaaactggagggtatactgacttgtgccacacagccaagccacacgctcgtgtgctaggccgtgtgaagctactgacttgatttctaaataagtattagaggacacacggccgtgccacCTAGTCGTGTgtgaaacacgcccgtgtctttgcctatgtggacaaaaataggctaaaGCTATTTTCCTCACCCAAAGTGGACCCAAACTCAACAATGCACATAcaaccatggcataaataggcatttcAAGCCAACCAATATTAAGTTCATATCATATACTATTACACATACAACATGATATCCATAAGCACATTCACTTAACCACTTTAACACACATCAAACATATTTACAAAGTCTATCTAAAAGGTCAAATTCATATATGAGAATGTGTGCCTAGAACTTATCATGCATACTCATCTCAATTACAACCATTTGTTACACAAGATGCCAATCCACAGCAAGGTATTTACAAAGCCACTATACACGACATATCGAAAggccatatatacatatttacatattaaaacaTATATCATTCTCAAGTCAACTCACTTGGCTAATTACAGAACAAACATATAGGCTACCTTAACCAAaacacttatacatgccatttaacccaaaatatacaaagtctaaagtaccaaaatgagagtttgatagtgcAACACGATCTCCGACGGCTTTCAAATTGAGCGAGCTTCTGAAatactataaaacacggaaacaTAAActgagtaagcaattaagcttagtaagttcgtacaacTAATCAAAACAACTTACCAATTCAACCACAATTTAAATAAGCATAAATAAACGTAGACAAATTCCATTTCAGCCAATAGCCTATCATATAAACATGAGTAGGTTAGCCATGCATGAATTCAACCActctatattatttttttgtatttttcacgAATACTTATACTAATTCGTATTAATTTGGATCACATCGTATTATCACTAAGCTCATTGAATActttaaatatcaataaatatacTTACCTCGTCTTTCCAAATTTGAGAACGatttacggatatgagtacattgttttctttgtgccatagtccaactatggtcttacatgtgaaTTGTcatggccctgccatggtcttagcTCGAAGTGCATAAcacagttatggtcttatcatttgaatgccatagcccaactatggtcttacatctaaatattgccatggtccaaccatggtcttatccgtcaactCATCATTTGCATAAAATGATTATACTCAGTCTTGCGATCTACTTGGTTGGACATTTAATTTCTATTTCAAAGTCTAACAATAAATATGAACAAtttcataatatcattcatcaatttaataaataatcattaaatgtttaactatacgaacttaccttgtatttaTACAGAGACAATCGACCGATCAATCCACTACTTTGTATTTGCCTCGATCTAAATTCGAAcgtggcttttcttgatctaaattatcaaatttaactaattcaatacttattttattcaattcaatccaatttcaagttatggaaaaattatcattttgcccctatacttttgacctttttacaaattagtctctaggctcataaaatgaaattcatgccaTTTTTTTCCCTATACAGGCCTAGTCGAATTTCATATATACTCATTCAGCCCATACTTTCCACAATTTTTACACATTTAACtcaaaaatttcacatttcacaaattagcccctgattcacattttcatcaaaagtcccttaacaaaagttgtttaattaacaataaagactcatattcttccattaaacaccaaaaaaaaccaaaatgctgtcatggaaaaaccctagactttcactTATATTGAAATTTAGTCTCCAAATTAGTTAGCTTAAACTACAATggttctaaaaacataaaaatcaacaaaaaaacaaCCACTAAAATAACTTACATGCAAGGGACTTTGTGGATGAAAATTCAAGCTTTCCTATGCTTTTAGTTTGCTGAAATTTTCGGTTGAAAAAGATGGAGGAAGATGactatttagttttatttttatttaatttaactttagtCATCAAATTACCAACCCTTACCAACTTTGACTTTTCATTATTACATTCcatgtgtcgaaaccatttttttgaaaaacaggggtcgacttagattttgaaaatgaaaacgaacatgggagtcgccaccaatccttgttgatgaggtgtgatcaggtcacctcgtaaaagtggttatttttaataaacaatttgatttgtttaaactatgattttggtccacgaaattcaaaaagacgggttcgggagtcagttacgcacgaggaaggattagcaccctcgtaacgcccaaaattggtcctagttgattaattagcgtcatagtgtcgaaaatttgaaaactttgaagaaaaatACGATCCATTGTTAAATTATCGCTTAATTGAAAATTCTTTGAGAAAATGGCGTATTTCACGTTAATCAAGGTAAAGAATtgtgtcccgtaagttaggacacaatatcttaAATCCCCGAAATAAGgataaacaccaaaaattatttattttggtagGTGCTTGATTATCTCGGTCTCAGGAAgaaatcatattccgtaagttagaacacgatttttCCAATTCTcgagaatattttaaaaaatttaaaacgttTGTTTGTTTGGATTTattgagaaaatcgaaaccccgtaagttatgGAACGACCTTTCAAAtctcgaaataaaaaaaataattatttaaaaaacaaagttTTCAATGTACCAAGTGAAACGTAATACGATTTTGTggtaaaatgtgaaaatgaattGCGATGCTAATTTGCGTCACGGAATGATAAACACGTATATACGAATGATGATAATAAGGacgaaaataaaatgaacaaGTCAAAAAAATGATGAGTAAAAGGACTAAAGTTGGAaactaaaaaaactaatattaaataaataaataaatatggtgtaaacaacttaaaataatattaaccataatgatgatataaataaaaaaaagttttaaaattgtatataaaaggatataaatcaacaaataagaataagaataacataaacgtattttaaaaataataataataataagtaaataaattttaaaagagaaatgtaataattataatagtaataataaaaataatggtagtaataataatactaataataatagtaataataataaatattaataatattaataataataaagaataacAATAGTAAGgacaataataaaaagaataattataataatactactactaaaaataataatgatagtaataataataaaagtaataataataataataattaatgataataaaaataaaaataaaaataataaaatagcaaaaataattaaaaaggactaaattgaacttaaaatagAAGTTCGGGGCGAATtcgaaataaaagtaaaaagaaaaggaCCAATTTGGACGCACGAATAACAAAGGAGGACTAAAATGGGCAATATCCCACCCTTCCAAAACGCACAGCACCAAGAGGGACCAAATTGAAggtcaaaataaattataaggcaaaattgaaaaataaaagaaacttgattgtaaaacaataaaaaattgaaagGGCTAAAAGAGAAAATAACCCATTTgcccaaaaacacgcggatcctaggtgAGTCAGATCGGGCCAATTCGGTCCagatcaaaacgacgtcgttttgggtgtTTGAGGTcaatcccaaaacgacgtcgttttgggagcCTATATAAGTtagttttttgacaaaaaatttcatttagcccttgtttaaaaaaaatctgaacatgtaacaccccaaacccggcccagacgttacgaccgaatccggcgtgtcacattgaagtgtttttcgaaaaccatgttttcattgaaaacccttcttgatgtttagaaacttttaccgtttaaacttgaataaaaccttagccttatttttttttccaaaacgtgattcattgtaataattaaagcattgttaacaaccttgtaaaatcttatgggaaactttgaaaacttgtaaacctttgtagtggcagaaacatgttattttaaaaaaacagttaagtatcgaaaaaaaatcaaaccttctttgtcatggcttaaagtgaatggatactacgcaccaggtaggattcaataaaagaggaggtgagtcaattagactgcttaagtacctagctcttccatgatccaatcctagacatgcatacattcattgccacactttaagcttattacttgtccacgaacaacaaattaagtttaagatctatttaaaatatttatttcatttgaaaacatttacgttgcggaagctttgctcggttatcgtgatattttaaaaataaggaacttttataaaacgcgccctagagctaaccaatttaataacccaaaatattaaaaataataaaaagagcggccttattacaactttaaccagaataaaaataatcaaaataataaatgcgaaacttattttaaagaaaacaaaacttaatcttcgtggccactctaaatcccgcccagctccaagtccatcgatctaagtctcacctgcaaagatgggaaaaatgggggtgagtttggaaaactcagtgtgtaaagtatcccaaccagagcccaaatcagttcaagctttactgggcctaagccctattcagaatttagtgttaactgggccttagcccatatcaatattaatatgggccatagccccttacagtatcagagtatattgggcctagcccatatcagtatcaatctgggtcgtagccctattacaagtcgagatatattgggccttgcccatatgaACACAGTTGGGCTCATTTCaatacagtctcatatgattTATGCATgttaaccccatccaaccctgcacttgcctccgtccatccctacacttcctgtggggaataaatcacccacgccatccctacacttacagtgttagcaccggttgcggcactaactataatccgcagcaaagctgcttatatcagaatatgtggcacagccaccagaacgggttcttcctccataacaaaacccaaccccatgcaacagatatacatgtcatggcatacaacaaacataatcagaatatcatacatttcagtcaaaattaaccctaggggtataacggtcattttgcacctaggggtaaaatggtaattttcatacttaggagTGTTTCAgtaaaatttactattctagagtttacataaccattaacacattaacagaagcacttaccgagcgtttttaccgaattgggcccgttggcctactaactcgttttcggcccattaagcccaaatatatcgaagtgcacgaaattgcgcactctacaatcatactgcttgcgattaccaaaattaacaaccaaaccacctcacaagcgctcgcacgctcgcaagatCACAAATGCCGGCTttttagcttttcggcttttgccgatctagtctatgagtgggtgtcgtttacacacctgttttacgACAATTCGTTGACGAGATCCACGcatgaactgcctacaattgtattactaccacgttaatctaactatcaaaaacgaactacatattaactccttaccatattcggccaataacaccttaggcactagcgatcctacctttgccgaagttagcgactaggtttagatccagttgttccacttgtccaagcccttgatcaacagcctctagatcacactattatcaaaataaagtaaTTATCACAACCCTTAGGGCTATaaacccaaatcgacagcctccctaacctttaggggtttcggttttttttctaaaatacgaaagatagactaagttggaaagacttaccaccgattctttcAGTCAACGTTccccccttagttcctacttgattctaatgcagctctaagccctcaaatgataacaaaagtcgagccttcagtgatctcagtattcggctatgtccctaggatagtgtgggattttcagctttttttgcaatagtgtagagaaagataaaatatgagggttttacTGTGGTACTGTTGACAGAAACTTGGGGTTTAGAGGAtgagagaatcggccaaagatgatgagTAAAATAAGAGAATTGGCTAAGGAAATCGGTACAAGAGGAATCAAGTtttcgggatttgaggcaatcggctatagtcttaaaaataatggaaggaagaAGGAGTTTGAACCAAGAGAAAATTAACAAGAAATGACCTAGTTTCGGCTTCTAAAACTCATTCTGAAGTATGCTTAttttggttttcaaaaagaaaatcgaaGAAGAAAGGGTTACAAAAATAGAAGGGGTTATCAAAAGAGAAGAGATTAAGATTCGGCTAATTGGGAAAGAAAATCAaaggaataaataaattaagaataagGGAGAAGATTTTGTGAAAAGTGAATGAGcaacataaaaatcaattgaaaatcCCAATTTAAATCTCGTGCCTATCTCCTTCTTTATAGCTAAATTCAAACTCTCCTTGCGCAAACAACAGCAGGAGTCCTCCGCTTGGCTGACTCACCTCGCACCTTGCTGCTGGGGGGAGTTTCAATCCTGTACGGCCCTTTTCGTGTGCGCACATAAAAAAGGAGCACCCTCCTGCACGCAGCGCTGCTCGAACACTGAACCCCAAGGGTGCCCAACACACTTCTGACCACTGGGATGGGCCTCCTCCTCTAATATAATAGCGTCGCGTTTGCCTTTAAACCTTACCTGCTGACGTCCTgagttcttttaaaaataaaacagaacaTACATGCGCCTGGACTCGAACCCG
The sequence above is drawn from the Gossypium hirsutum isolate 1008001.06 chromosome A05, Gossypium_hirsutum_v2.1, whole genome shotgun sequence genome and encodes:
- the LOC107959833 gene encoding uncharacterized protein; this translates as MEERVNSVIDDAQMPWQIKSQGLSASTSRSHLYFDCNEEDGLQSLRKVRSSVVERRCAGDEDEELQCLVARVFALQLKLVSVLGRLGQGYFWATWVNSVLGFKFGFGFVMF